Proteins from a genomic interval of Verrucomicrobiota bacterium:
- a CDS encoding putative toxin-antitoxin system toxin component, PIN family: MTVGFDTNVFVSAAASQMGSSRRCFVLLARRKFLLAVTKEILHEYERTAEELSRRPGRYHGMKWRPLFRWVHDKAAYFEPPPVGKQRSRDLADDIFLACALASGAKFIVSHDRDLLALEKPFGIEIMTPAVFVARVKTV, translated from the coding sequence ATGACGGTCGGCTTCGACACGAACGTGTTTGTCTCCGCGGCGGCTTCCCAAATGGGTTCTTCGCGCCGCTGTTTTGTTTTGCTCGCGCGTCGAAAGTTTCTGCTGGCTGTGACCAAGGAGATTTTACACGAATACGAACGCACCGCCGAAGAGTTGTCGCGCAGGCCGGGAAGATATCACGGCATGAAGTGGCGTCCGCTGTTTCGCTGGGTGCATGACAAGGCGGCTTATTTCGAGCCACCACCGGTGGGCAAACAGCGCAGCCGCGATCTCGCCGACGATATTTTCCTGGCGTGTGCGCTGGCCAGCGGGGCAAAATTCATCGTGTCGCACGACCGGGATTTGCTGGCGTTGGAAAAGCCTTTTGGCATTGAGATCATGACACCAGCGGTTTTCGTCGCGCGGGTTAAAACAGTTTGA
- the larB gene encoding nickel pincer cofactor biosynthesis protein LarB, with protein sequence MGREEVRGNSEINSGKQYIHFFLRDRTRLSWHPRRVTITEATKLLELFRTGRVRREKVLRAFQRAPLADLGFAQVDTHRALRKGFPEVIFGAGKTPAQVVRIAARIYEHEQRLLVTRITPEHARALHKKFKRTVHHEIPRCVTIERKPLRKRAGTIAVLCAGTSDLPVAEEAAVTADIMGNRVERIYDVGVAGLHRLLSRLELIQRANVIVVVAGMEGALPSVVAGLVSKPVIAVPTSVGYGANFGGITALLGMLTSCGSGVTVVNIDNGFGAGYAASQINALWSGGL encoded by the coding sequence ATGGGGAGAGAAGAGGTGAGGGGCAATTCGGAAATTAATTCTGGCAAACAGTATATTCACTTTTTCCTACGTGACCGCACGCGACTTTCATGGCATCCTCGTCGCGTGACAATCACTGAGGCCACCAAGCTCTTGGAACTGTTTCGCACCGGCCGCGTCCGCCGCGAGAAGGTGTTGCGCGCCTTTCAACGGGCGCCGCTGGCCGACCTCGGTTTTGCCCAGGTGGACACGCACCGCGCGCTGCGAAAGGGTTTCCCGGAGGTCATTTTCGGCGCGGGCAAGACGCCGGCACAAGTGGTCAGAATCGCCGCCAGAATTTACGAACACGAACAGCGGTTGCTCGTGACGCGGATCACTCCGGAGCACGCGCGGGCGCTACACAAAAAATTCAAGCGCACCGTGCATCACGAAATTCCCCGCTGCGTCACAATTGAAAGGAAGCCATTGCGGAAACGCGCTGGAACGATTGCCGTTCTCTGCGCCGGCACGAGCGATTTGCCGGTCGCCGAGGAAGCGGCGGTCACGGCGGACATCATGGGCAATCGCGTGGAGCGGATTTACGATGTCGGCGTCGCCGGATTGCACAGGCTGTTGAGCCGACTGGAATTGATTCAACGTGCGAACGTGATCGTCGTCGTGGCAGGCATGGAAGGCGCGTTGCCGAGCGTGGTTGCCGGGCTGGTTTCAAAGCCGGTGATTGCGGTGCCGACGAGTGTCGGTTACGGCGCGAACTTCGGCGGCATCACGGCGCTGCTCGGCATGTTGACGAGTTGCGGGAGCGGCGTCACCGTAGTGAATATTGACAACGGCTTCGGCGCGGGGTATGCGGCGAGTCAGATCAACGCGCTTTGGAGCGGCGGTCTGTGA
- a CDS encoding bifunctional 3,4-dihydroxy-2-butanone-4-phosphate synthase/GTP cyclohydrolase II — protein MKKWLNPVESVIADLQKGKMVIVVDDADRENEGDLIMAAQFVTAGTVNFMAKHGRGLICVPTTSERLKQLGIERMVLQNRETFKTDFQVSVDAAKGITTGISAADRARTIEIMADSTALPDDLVQPGHVFPLRARPGGVLQRAGHTEAAVDLVKLAGFRPIGVICEIMSDDGSMARLGELIRFARRHRLKICTIEALIKHRRAREKLVEHVEMVKMPTEYGDFELHLYRSHTDGQHHLAIVKGDVSGKKNVLVRVHSECLTGDVFGSRRCDCGPQLHQAMRQVANEGCGVIVYMRQEGRGIGLASKIKAYKLQERGYDTVEANKKLGFPMDLREYGLGAQILVDLGLKTIRLLTNNPKKIVGLEGYGLEIVEQVPIKVKANPHNAKYLKTKREKLGHLL, from the coding sequence ATGAAGAAATGGTTGAACCCAGTTGAATCCGTGATCGCCGATTTGCAGAAGGGCAAAATGGTGATCGTGGTGGATGATGCCGACCGCGAGAACGAGGGCGACTTGATCATGGCCGCTCAATTTGTCACGGCGGGCACGGTCAATTTCATGGCCAAGCACGGACGCGGATTGATCTGCGTGCCGACAACTTCCGAACGGCTGAAACAACTCGGCATCGAGCGGATGGTGTTGCAAAACCGGGAGACGTTCAAAACCGACTTTCAGGTTAGCGTTGATGCCGCCAAAGGAATCACGACTGGCATCAGCGCGGCGGATCGGGCGCGCACGATCGAGATCATGGCGGACTCGACGGCGTTGCCGGACGACCTGGTGCAACCGGGGCATGTCTTTCCGTTGCGCGCGCGACCAGGCGGCGTTTTGCAACGGGCAGGTCACACGGAAGCGGCGGTTGACCTGGTGAAGCTCGCGGGGTTTCGTCCCATCGGCGTCATTTGCGAAATCATGAGCGATGATGGGTCGATGGCGCGTTTGGGGGAGTTAATCCGATTTGCCCGGCGACATCGGCTGAAGATTTGCACCATTGAAGCGCTGATCAAGCATCGTCGCGCCCGCGAGAAGCTGGTGGAGCACGTTGAGATGGTGAAGATGCCCACGGAATACGGGGATTTTGAATTGCATCTCTACCGTTCACATACCGACGGACAGCATCATCTGGCGATCGTTAAAGGCGATGTCTCGGGTAAAAAGAATGTCCTCGTGCGCGTTCACAGCGAATGCCTCACCGGCGATGTGTTTGGGTCGCGCCGCTGCGATTGCGGGCCGCAGTTGCATCAGGCGATGCGGCAGGTTGCCAACGAGGGATGCGGGGTGATTGTTTATATGCGGCAGGAAGGGCGGGGAATTGGTCTGGCATCGAAGATCAAGGCCTACAAATTGCAGGAGCGCGGCTACGACACCGTGGAAGCGAACAAGAAGCTGGGCTTTCCCATGGACTTGCGCGAATACGGTTTGGGCGCGCAAATCCTTGTGGACCTGGGTTTGAAGACGATTCGGTTGCTGACCAACAATCCGAAGAAAATCGTCGGGCTGGAAGGCTACGGTCTGGAGATTGTCGAGCAGGTGCCGATCAAAGTGAAAGCCAATCCGCACAACGCGAAGTATTTGAAGACGAAGCGGGAGAAGTTGGGGCATTTGTTATAG
- the larC gene encoding nickel pincer cofactor biosynthesis protein LarC — protein sequence MKTLYLDIFSGISGDMFLGALIDLGVNVPQLERELAKLKLDGYHLHVARKQKANIEGIKFDVHLEHEYAHGHTHEHTHADGTTHAHQHDNHDHDHEHSHSHSPHGGPLVKTSPGQIELSVFETNVPPRFRLYFYDAKGKAVAPPTASNVGLETIRDGRKRQSFKFKRHGDYLEATDELPEPHEFTAILKLKRGSRTETHKTQFIEDHHHHEHEHGRNFAEIKKLILSSALSDWVKQKSIAVFHRVAVAEGKIHGMSPENVHFHEVGAVDSIVDIVGACVALELLDRPRVLASPLVEGTGWINCAHGRFPIPAPATLAILGERGVPISQCEEPHELVTPTGAALLAEFVARFGPMEGLTATKIGFGLGTRDNQTRPNVLRAVLGETTATSGAAHDWQTDTIAVLETNLDDINAELLGHFVEQALAAGALDAFHTPIQMKKNRPGVLLTVLCAAAEADKFTELMLRETSAFGVRRTMAERRKLQREFAEVKTPWGKVTVKLGKLDGKAIQATPEFESCKKLAEEAGVPLKQIYEAATKAVKP from the coding sequence GTGAAAACACTTTATCTCGATATTTTCAGCGGCATCAGTGGGGACATGTTTCTGGGCGCGCTGATTGACCTTGGCGTCAATGTTCCTCAACTGGAGCGCGAGTTGGCCAAGCTGAAACTGGATGGCTACCATCTGCACGTCGCGCGAAAACAGAAAGCGAACATCGAAGGCATCAAGTTCGACGTGCACCTGGAACACGAGTATGCCCACGGACACACGCATGAACACACGCACGCCGACGGCACAACTCACGCGCACCAGCACGACAATCACGACCATGACCACGAGCACAGCCACTCGCACAGTCCCCATGGCGGCCCGCTCGTCAAAACGTCACCGGGCCAGATAGAGTTGAGCGTTTTTGAAACGAACGTTCCGCCACGTTTCCGACTTTATTTCTACGATGCCAAGGGAAAGGCGGTGGCGCCGCCAACAGCCAGTAACGTCGGGTTGGAAACCATTCGTGACGGCCGAAAAAGGCAATCGTTCAAGTTCAAACGCCACGGTGATTACCTCGAAGCAACTGATGAACTGCCCGAGCCACACGAATTCACCGCGATCCTCAAGCTCAAGCGCGGCAGCCGGACGGAGACCCACAAAACGCAGTTCATCGAAGATCATCATCATCACGAACACGAACACGGGCGAAACTTTGCCGAGATCAAGAAGCTGATTCTGTCCAGCGCCCTCTCGGATTGGGTGAAACAGAAATCGATCGCTGTGTTTCATCGCGTGGCGGTGGCGGAAGGAAAGATTCACGGGATGTCGCCGGAGAACGTGCATTTCCATGAAGTCGGCGCGGTTGATTCGATTGTCGATATCGTCGGGGCGTGTGTTGCATTGGAACTGCTGGACAGACCGCGCGTTCTGGCGTCGCCGCTCGTCGAGGGCACGGGTTGGATCAATTGTGCGCATGGACGGTTTCCAATTCCCGCACCGGCCACACTGGCGATCCTTGGTGAGCGCGGCGTTCCGATTTCACAATGCGAGGAGCCGCATGAACTGGTCACGCCGACGGGCGCGGCGTTGCTCGCGGAATTTGTCGCACGTTTCGGCCCGATGGAAGGATTGACCGCGACGAAGATAGGTTTTGGCCTCGGGACGCGTGACAACCAGACACGACCCAATGTGCTGCGCGCGGTTCTTGGGGAAACGACTGCGACGAGCGGCGCTGCGCACGATTGGCAGACGGACACCATCGCGGTTCTGGAAACGAACCTGGACGACATCAACGCCGAGTTGCTCGGCCATTTTGTGGAACAGGCGCTGGCGGCGGGCGCGCTGGATGCGTTTCACACCCCGATCCAGATGAAGAAGAATCGGCCCGGCGTGCTGCTGACTGTTTTGTGCGCGGCAGCGGAGGCGGACAAATTCACCGAGTTGATGTTGCGCGAGACGAGCGCGTTTGGCGTGCGCCGCACCATGGCGGAGCGGCGCAAATTGCAACGTGAGTTTGCGGAAGTCAAAACACCGTGGGGTAAAGTGACCGTCAAACTCGGCAAGCTCGATGGAAAGGCAATCCAAGCGACGCCGGAATTTGAATCGTGCAAAAAACTGGCGGAGGAGGCTGGTGTTCCATTGAAGCAGATTTACGAAGCGGCAACCAAAGCGGTTAAACCTTGA
- a CDS encoding DUF2625 domain-containing protein — translation MKTLQELINREDPAWPLVRQWIAEAANPVEILPPPDDATRERALINTQVTTRSPMGAITYESGGILIDHGWLRILAAGHPRLPRSLPGWNSDRSFTVSGQRPSFLLIADDVVGGFFAIDGGGLGFERGKVCYLPPDTLTWENTEKGYSDFLVWCFKGDLATYYEAMRWGSWQKDLETVGGDEVFGFLPPLCIGDSPVAKRGRELISVSKIYELHVAQSNK, via the coding sequence ATGAAAACCTTGCAGGAACTCATCAACCGCGAAGACCCTGCCTGGCCGTTGGTTCGACAATGGATCGCGGAAGCTGCAAACCCTGTTGAGATTTTGCCGCCGCCTGATGACGCCACGCGCGAGAGAGCTTTGATTAACACGCAAGTCACGACACGCTCGCCGATGGGAGCAATTACTTATGAGAGCGGAGGCATTCTAATCGACCATGGTTGGTTGCGTATCTTAGCCGCCGGCCACCCACGTCTTCCCCGTTCATTGCCGGGCTGGAATTCTGATCGCTCATTTACAGTGTCTGGTCAGCGACCCTCCTTTTTGCTTATTGCCGACGATGTCGTTGGCGGTTTTTTTGCCATTGATGGAGGCGGGCTTGGATTTGAACGTGGCAAGGTTTGTTATCTTCCGCCGGACACTTTAACTTGGGAAAATACCGAAAAAGGCTATTCGGATTTTCTTGTCTGGTGTTTCAAAGGCGATTTGGCGACGTATTACGAGGCAATGCGATGGGGAAGCTGGCAGAAGGATTTGGAAACAGTCGGCGGCGACGAGGTCTTTGGTTTTTTACCGCCTTTGTGCATCGGCGATTCACCCGTTGCTAAACGGGGTAGAGAGCTTATTAGCGTGTCCAAGATTTACGAACTGCATGTAGCGCAAAGTAACAAATAG